The Paenibacillus spongiae nucleotide sequence ATAGAATCGTTCAAAAATATGCGGGAGCGCCGATTGCGGAATCGGTTCGCCGTAATTAATAATATCGATCGTAATGATGCCGTTCTCCTTATGACCGATAATGTCCAGGTAACGGCCGTCATACCCGTATTTGATGGCATTCGTCACCAAATTCTCGAATACCCGTCTCAGCTTGTTGCCATCCGCCATGACGGCCAGCATCGGATCGGCTAGCGACATGCGGAGTTCAATGCCGGCCTCCGCCAATTGAAGACGAAACTGCTCCGACATCTGGTACAGCATCTCGACCAGGTTAATTTTTTCTTTATTGATCTTCATCTCATTGTTGCGGAGCCTTGTATATTCAAACAAATCCTGGATTAATTGATTCATCCGTTCGGATTCTTCATAAGCCAGCGTTACATAATAGCGAAGCTCCACCTCATCCCGGTAACGGTCTTGCTCAATCAATCCCAAGTAACCGGTAATTGAGGTCAGCGGCGTACGCAAATCATGAGATACGTTCGTGATCAGCTCGTTCTTCGTTTGCTCCGCCCGCCGTTCTTCCGCTATGGAGGTGTTCAGCTGATCGACGAACCGGTTAATGTTGGCGGCCATGTTCCCCCACTCGCCAATATTTTCGACCG carries:
- a CDS encoding HAMP domain-containing sensor histidine kinase; amino-acid sequence: MYVITAVPVFIVALIYFFTRDKRIRSENYLMKIAENVRRIAAGDFNHKVPVENIGEWGNMAANINRFVDQLNTSIAEERRAEQTKNELITNVSHDLRTPLTSITGYLGLIEQDRYRDEVELRYYVTLAYEESERMNQLIQDLFEYTRLRNNEMKINKEKINLVEMLYQMSEQFRLQLAEAGIELRMSLADPMLAVMADGNKLRRVFENLVTNAIKYGYDGRYLDIIGHKENGIITIDIINYGEPIPQSALPHIFERFYRVEKSRATDTGGSGLGLAIAKQIVELHGGTIAATSTPEHTAFTVRMSEVQGR